One genomic segment of Bradyrhizobium prioriisuperbiae includes these proteins:
- the guaA gene encoding glutamine-hydrolyzing GMP synthase — MTAHSQASNPAPLTAPEHDKILIVDFGSQVTQLIARRVREEGVYSEIVPFQKAEAAFQEMKPKAVILSGGPESVHETGSPRAPQAIFDSGVPVLGICYGQMTMAAQLGGTVEGGHHREFGRADVEVKAPSSLFESTWTVGEQHPVWMSHGDRITQLPPGFEVVGVSPNAPFAIIQDEVRKYYGLMFHPEVVHTPDGAKLLRNFVRKVAGLKGDWTMRAFREEAVEKIRAQVGKGRVICGLSGGVDSAVAAVLIHEAIGDQLTCVFVDHGLLRLAEAETVVDMFRNHYNIPLVHVDASREFLGELAGVTDPEVKRKTIGKLFIDVFDAEAKKIGGAEFLAQGTLYPDVIESVSFTGGPSVTIKSHHNVGGLPARMNMKLVEPLRELFKDEVRVLGRELGLPEVFVGRHPFPGPGLAIRCPGEITVEKLDILRKADAIYIEEIRRAGLYDIIWQAFAVLLPVKTVGVMGDGRTYDFVVGLRAVTSTDGMTADFYPFDMRFLGATATRIINEVKGVNRVVYDVTSKPPGTIEWE; from the coding sequence ATGACAGCACACAGCCAAGCCTCGAATCCGGCGCCCCTCACGGCGCCGGAGCACGACAAGATTCTGATCGTCGATTTTGGCAGTCAGGTGACGCAGCTGATCGCGCGGCGGGTCCGCGAGGAGGGCGTCTACTCCGAAATCGTCCCGTTCCAGAAGGCCGAAGCGGCCTTCCAGGAGATGAAGCCGAAGGCCGTGATCCTGTCCGGCGGCCCTGAATCGGTCCATGAGACCGGCTCGCCCCGGGCGCCCCAGGCGATCTTCGATTCTGGCGTTCCCGTGCTCGGCATCTGCTATGGCCAGATGACCATGGCCGCGCAGCTGGGCGGCACCGTCGAGGGCGGCCATCACCGCGAATTCGGCCGCGCCGACGTCGAAGTGAAGGCGCCGAGCTCGCTGTTCGAATCCACCTGGACAGTCGGCGAGCAACATCCGGTGTGGATGAGCCACGGCGATCGGATCACACAACTGCCGCCGGGTTTCGAGGTGGTCGGCGTCTCGCCCAACGCGCCGTTCGCGATCATCCAGGATGAAGTGCGGAAATATTACGGCCTGATGTTCCACCCCGAGGTGGTGCACACCCCTGACGGTGCCAAGCTGTTGCGCAATTTCGTCCGCAAGGTAGCCGGCCTGAAGGGCGACTGGACCATGCGCGCCTTCCGCGAGGAAGCGGTTGAGAAGATTCGCGCCCAGGTCGGCAAGGGCCGGGTGATCTGCGGTCTCTCCGGCGGCGTCGATTCCGCTGTCGCCGCGGTGCTGATCCATGAAGCGATCGGCGACCAACTCACCTGTGTGTTCGTCGATCACGGCTTGCTGCGTCTCGCCGAAGCCGAGACCGTCGTCGACATGTTCCGCAATCACTACAACATCCCGCTGGTGCACGTGGATGCGTCCAGGGAATTCCTTGGTGAACTCGCCGGGGTCACCGATCCGGAAGTGAAGCGCAAGACCATCGGCAAGCTGTTCATCGATGTGTTCGATGCGGAGGCGAAGAAGATCGGCGGCGCCGAATTCCTGGCGCAGGGCACGCTCTATCCCGACGTGATCGAAAGCGTCTCCTTCACCGGCGGTCCCTCGGTGACCATCAAGTCGCACCACAATGTCGGCGGCTTGCCCGCGCGCATGAACATGAAGCTGGTGGAGCCGCTGCGCGAGCTGTTCAAGGACGAGGTGCGCGTGCTGGGACGCGAGCTCGGTTTGCCTGAAGTGTTCGTCGGCCGCCATCCGTTCCCGGGCCCGGGCCTCGCCATCCGCTGCCCCGGCGAGATCACGGTGGAGAAGCTCGACATCCTGCGCAAGGCGGACGCGATCTACATCGAGGAAATCCGCCGCGCCGGCCTCTACGACATCATCTGGCAGGCCTTCGCCGTGCTGCTGCCGGTAAAGACCGTCGGCGTGATGGGCGACGGCCGCACCTACGATTTCGTGGTCGGGCTGCGCGCCGTCACCTCCACCGACGGCATGACCGCCGACTTCTATCCCTTCGACATGCGTTTCCTCGGCGCGACGGCAACGCGCATCATCAACGAGGTGAAGGGGGTGAACCGGGTGGTGTATGACGTGACGAGCAAGCCGCCGGGGACGATCGAGTGGGAGTGA
- a CDS encoding SDR family NAD(P)-dependent oxidoreductase, giving the protein MSKADVKNPAGRKAYIITGPTSGIGRRTAFELAKHGMLVLVGRDRGKLDEVRKSIERKGQHAVPVVCDLSDLASVQRAAAEIVALHLPIAGLLNNAGIMQMRPTKNALGWDMSFVTNHLGPFALTEALVPSLPDGANVVFVVSAVEDPERKPAVAAGFRGGRYISAEASARGEWKPGGSKRPGFDAYATSKQAILAAAMAFARETPRLHFNAIEPGLNPTTGLGGGAMSARSYASCRYSSSRSSCPLSRS; this is encoded by the coding sequence ATGTCGAAAGCAGACGTAAAAAATCCCGCAGGTCGCAAGGCGTATATCATCACCGGACCCACCTCCGGGATAGGTCGCCGGACGGCATTCGAACTGGCCAAGCACGGCATGCTTGTGCTGGTCGGCCGCGATCGCGGAAAGCTCGACGAGGTGCGGAAAAGCATCGAGCGAAAGGGCCAGCACGCGGTGCCGGTCGTGTGCGACTTGTCAGATCTTGCGAGCGTGCAGCGGGCGGCAGCGGAGATCGTCGCGCTCCATCTCCCGATTGCCGGGCTGCTCAACAACGCGGGCATCATGCAGATGCGTCCGACTAAGAACGCGCTCGGATGGGACATGTCGTTCGTGACGAACCATCTCGGCCCGTTTGCCCTGACAGAGGCGCTTGTGCCAAGTCTTCCCGACGGCGCAAATGTCGTTTTCGTCGTTTCCGCTGTAGAAGACCCCGAACGCAAGCCGGCTGTGGCCGCGGGTTTTCGAGGTGGTCGCTATATCTCCGCAGAGGCGAGTGCGCGGGGTGAATGGAAACCCGGCGGCTCCAAGCGGCCGGGCTTCGATGCCTATGCAACTTCCAAACAGGCCATCCTTGCCGCAGCGATGGCGTTCGCCCGTGAGACTCCACGGCTGCACTTCAACGCGATCGAGCCGGGCTTGAATCCAACCACCGGCCTCGGGGGGGGGGCGATGTCGGCGCGTTCGTACGCTTCCTGCAGATATTCGTCATCCCGCTCCTCGTGCCCTTTATCACGATCTTGA
- a CDS encoding SDR family NAD(P)-dependent oxidoreductase, producing MPDSKIAIVTGGSRGIGRNTVFCLAKRGVRSILTFNSNRAEADKVVALAAEAGAQAISLQLDTGNVGSFDGFVGQVGDALADMKAKRFDYLVNNAGISSAASLESITEAEMDALYNVHFKGVLFLTQKLLPLMNDGGRIVNISSGLARFAGRNRIGYGSMKAAVETLTRYMAMELGPRRIVANAIAPGPIATDFSGGAVRDNPEVNKMIADHTALGRAGEPEDVGPVIAGLLSDDFGWINAQRIEVAGGMQI from the coding sequence ATGCCAGATAGTAAAATCGCGATCGTCACCGGCGGTAGCCGGGGGATCGGCCGTAACACAGTCTTCTGCCTCGCCAAGCGCGGGGTCCGTTCGATACTCACGTTCAATTCAAATCGTGCAGAAGCTGATAAGGTCGTGGCGCTTGCAGCGGAAGCGGGCGCACAGGCGATCTCCTTGCAACTCGACACGGGCAATGTGGGCTCGTTCGATGGCTTCGTGGGGCAGGTGGGAGACGCGCTGGCTGACATGAAAGCCAAGCGTTTCGATTACCTCGTCAACAATGCCGGGATCTCATCTGCCGCGAGCCTTGAGTCAATAACTGAAGCCGAGATGGACGCGCTCTATAACGTCCACTTTAAGGGCGTCCTGTTCCTGACGCAAAAACTGCTGCCACTCATGAATGATGGCGGCCGCATCGTGAACATCTCCTCGGGATTGGCTCGCTTCGCCGGACGTAATCGCATCGGCTACGGTTCGATGAAGGCGGCGGTCGAAACGCTGACACGATATATGGCCATGGAATTGGGACCGCGCCGGATCGTGGCGAACGCCATCGCGCCGGGCCCGATCGCGACCGATTTTTCCGGTGGCGCCGTTCGCGACAATCCGGAGGTCAACAAGATGATCGCCGATCACACAGCGCTCGGCCGTGCCGGCGAGCCTGAGGATGTTGGGCCGGTCATCGCCGGGCTACTGTCCGACGACTTCGGTTGGATCAACGCCCAGCGGATCGAAGTCGCCGGCGGCATGCAGATATGA
- a CDS encoding AraC family transcriptional regulator, producing the protein MPELAHFLPISASRDILAGGFNGNEGPYVPDQLAKALLRYTESQPGENPFMTAIDGLAILRSDHPKPPTHMISRPAMCIVAQGAKWATFGDNRLEYRAGQALVIGVETPSIGRVVAASPRQPCLVLAFELDLAIMRSVAEGLDAPPRMRGEPGRGVFVTDFQGPLADCALRLVRLLDTPKAIPTLQPIIMRGICYWLLTGPHGGDVARISLVDSPSQRVINAMHSLRNRFKETVRIEELAAIALMSPSAFHRQFKALTSLTPLQYQKQLRLLEARRLMVSRAFNVEASGFEVGYESPSQFSREYTRMFGAPPKRDIRRLRMLFHQDEEITPDAA; encoded by the coding sequence ATGCCGGAACTCGCCCATTTCTTGCCTATTTCTGCTTCACGAGATATTCTCGCCGGTGGTTTCAACGGAAACGAAGGGCCGTACGTGCCCGATCAATTGGCGAAGGCGCTCCTGCGCTATACGGAAAGCCAGCCCGGAGAGAACCCGTTCATGACGGCCATCGACGGATTGGCCATCTTGCGATCGGATCATCCGAAGCCGCCGACTCACATGATCTCCAGGCCAGCCATGTGCATCGTGGCGCAGGGCGCCAAATGGGCAACGTTCGGCGACAACCGCCTTGAGTACAGGGCAGGGCAGGCCCTCGTGATCGGCGTCGAGACGCCCTCGATCGGCCGAGTGGTCGCAGCGAGCCCCAGGCAGCCCTGTCTAGTCCTCGCGTTCGAACTGGACCTCGCGATCATGCGGAGCGTTGCGGAGGGACTGGATGCGCCGCCGAGGATGCGCGGTGAGCCTGGCCGCGGTGTCTTCGTTACGGATTTTCAAGGCCCGCTGGCCGACTGCGCCCTGCGCCTGGTCCGACTGCTCGATACGCCCAAGGCGATACCGACGCTCCAGCCCATCATCATGCGCGGGATTTGCTATTGGCTGCTGACCGGCCCTCATGGCGGCGATGTCGCAAGAATATCGCTGGTGGACAGCCCGTCGCAGCGGGTGATCAATGCCATGCACAGCTTACGAAATCGCTTCAAAGAGACGGTTCGGATCGAGGAACTGGCCGCGATCGCCCTGATGAGCCCCTCCGCCTTCCACCGTCAATTTAAGGCGCTGACTTCGTTGACGCCGCTGCAATATCAGAAGCAGCTCCGCCTGCTGGAGGCGCGCCGCTTAATGGTCTCGCGTGCGTTCAACGTCGAAGCATCAGGTTTCGAGGTCGGTTACGAAAGTCCCTCGCAGTTCAGCCGAGAATATACCCGCATGTTCGGTGCGCCGCCCAAGCGGGATATAAGGCGCTTACGGATGCTCTTTCACCAAGACGAGGAGATTACGCCAGACGCAGCTTAG
- a CDS encoding GNAT family N-acetyltransferase: protein MELGEVLVARIGDEIVGHLQIVETERADEFDLKSMAVDEARQRQGIGEALMRAAVDHCRRRGGHRLIVSTAAASTGTLHFYQRLGFRMFRIVRDAFRPESGYAMGISIDGIPLRDQVYLDLDI, encoded by the coding sequence ATGGAATTGGGCGAGGTATTGGTTGCCCGAATTGGCGACGAGATAGTGGGGCACCTGCAGATCGTTGAAACAGAACGCGCGGATGAGTTCGACCTGAAAAGCATGGCGGTCGATGAAGCCCGACAACGTCAGGGCATTGGTGAGGCTTTGATGCGTGCAGCAGTTGATCATTGCCGTCGGCGAGGCGGACATCGGTTGATTGTGTCGACCGCCGCGGCCTCCACTGGAACGCTGCATTTCTATCAGAGGCTGGGGTTTCGCATGTTTAGGATCGTGCGCGATGCCTTCCGACCCGAATCGGGCTACGCCATGGGAATCTCAATCGATGGCATACCTCTTCGCGATCAAGTGTACCTCGATCTCGACATCTAG
- a CDS encoding DMT family transporter — MLSLVLIWAVSWPVIKIGIGQIPPIWYGCLRYAIAALILFGLVAVRGELALPPRSDLSLVVISGALQMAAYSALTGLALTILPPGRASVLAFSTPVLVAPLAAWRLGEKMSSKIAAGVMIGCAGIVIIASPSFAIGGKQAMAYAMLMGAATAWAIAIVTVRGHRFKSSALNLAPWQMLIAAMLLFPVAMFIEGFPGQFTLLGVATLAYVAPVATAFAYWAVVEAGRRFAASTMSMALLATPSLGLLISAWVLDEPINASLLTGVLLTATGIRLTVTR; from the coding sequence GTGCTGTCGCTGGTGTTGATCTGGGCGGTCAGCTGGCCGGTCATCAAGATCGGCATCGGCCAGATCCCGCCAATCTGGTACGGCTGCCTGCGCTATGCGATTGCAGCACTCATTTTGTTCGGACTGGTGGCGGTGAGAGGCGAACTCGCGCTGCCGCCGCGATCCGATCTCTCGCTTGTCGTTATTTCCGGCGCGCTTCAGATGGCGGCCTATTCCGCGTTGACCGGCCTTGCCTTGACAATCTTGCCGCCAGGACGCGCGTCCGTGCTGGCCTTCTCCACACCTGTCCTGGTCGCACCGCTTGCCGCATGGCGCCTTGGCGAAAAGATGAGCTCGAAGATAGCCGCAGGCGTGATGATCGGGTGCGCAGGGATTGTCATCATTGCCTCGCCCTCCTTTGCCATCGGGGGTAAGCAGGCGATGGCTTATGCGATGCTGATGGGGGCGGCGACAGCCTGGGCCATTGCCATCGTGACCGTCCGCGGCCATCGCTTCAAATCCTCGGCGCTCAATCTTGCGCCCTGGCAAATGCTGATCGCGGCGATGTTGCTGTTCCCCGTCGCTATGTTCATCGAGGGATTCCCGGGACAGTTCACGCTCCTTGGCGTGGCCACGCTCGCCTACGTTGCGCCTGTCGCAACCGCCTTCGCCTATTGGGCCGTGGTTGAAGCCGGGCGCCGGTTTGCGGCCAGCACGATGTCCATGGCATTGCTCGCGACTCCCAGCCTCGGACTTCTGATTTCGGCCTGGGTGCTGGATGAACCGATCAACGCCTCTCTGCTAACCGGTGTCCTGCTGACCGCTACCGGTATCCGCCTGACTGTCACCCGTTAG
- a CDS encoding SDR family NAD(P)-dependent oxidoreductase, whose amino-acid sequence MSAREVAVVVGAGHGLGNALVGRFAEAGMRVAAVSRRGVAGEPHRDLVRGYSCDATVGEQVRNVFQSVANELGPPSLVVFNVGIWDRGGILDISEELFEQAWRTGSFAGFLVGRTAAASMLSRGSGTIIFSGATGSIRGGAGFAAFASPKFALRALAQAMARELGPKGIHVAHVVLDGMIAQEDSPSESLLQPAAIAETYYQLHLQDRAAWTHELDLRPSSEKF is encoded by the coding sequence ATGAGCGCGCGTGAAGTTGCCGTCGTTGTGGGAGCAGGCCACGGATTGGGCAACGCACTTGTCGGACGCTTCGCGGAAGCGGGCATGCGGGTCGCCGCGGTGTCGCGGAGAGGCGTTGCTGGCGAGCCGCATCGCGATCTGGTTCGCGGCTATTCCTGCGATGCGACGGTTGGTGAGCAGGTCAGGAACGTTTTCCAGAGTGTCGCGAATGAACTCGGCCCACCATCCCTGGTCGTCTTCAACGTCGGCATTTGGGATCGGGGCGGCATTCTCGATATTTCCGAGGAGCTGTTCGAGCAGGCCTGGCGCACCGGTTCCTTTGCCGGCTTCCTGGTCGGTCGGACTGCGGCAGCGTCCATGTTGAGCCGGGGAAGCGGAACGATCATCTTCTCGGGCGCGACCGGATCGATTCGCGGCGGAGCGGGATTTGCTGCCTTCGCGTCACCGAAATTTGCGCTGCGAGCGCTGGCGCAAGCCATGGCTCGCGAACTGGGGCCGAAAGGCATTCACGTCGCCCATGTCGTTCTCGACGGCATGATTGCGCAGGAAGACTCTCCTTCCGAGAGCCTGCTTCAACCTGCCGCGATTGCCGAGACCTACTATCAGCTGCACCTCCAGGACCGCGCTGCGTGGACCCACGAGCTTGACTTACGGCCGTCCAGTGAAAAGTTCTGA
- a CDS encoding redoxin domain-containing protein, with protein sequence MPRLGDAFPILTLDTVGYGTLSVTDHLAGSYGAVLIYRGSWCPYCNTQLAAFARAKEKLDELGLKIAALSVDNKADAATLVDKHHLNFPVGYGADADKIAGSTGAYVNNSPRYLQSTGLVLDPNGRVITAVYSSGAIGRLVAEDVIGFVRYVKSKT encoded by the coding sequence ATGCCCCGTCTTGGCGACGCCTTTCCGATCCTGACCCTTGATACGGTCGGATACGGTACTTTGTCGGTCACGGACCATCTGGCCGGTTCCTATGGCGCTGTCCTGATCTATCGCGGCTCGTGGTGCCCTTACTGCAATACGCAGCTTGCGGCATTTGCTCGCGCCAAAGAGAAACTCGATGAACTCGGACTCAAGATCGCCGCCTTGTCCGTCGACAACAAAGCGGACGCGGCGACGTTGGTCGACAAGCACCACCTGAACTTTCCGGTCGGCTATGGCGCCGATGCCGACAAGATTGCGGGTTCGACCGGCGCTTACGTCAACAACAGCCCGCGCTACCTGCAATCGACCGGCCTTGTACTCGATCCCAATGGAAGGGTGATCACCGCCGTCTATTCGAGCGGCGCGATCGGCAGACTGGTTGCCGAAGACGTGATCGGCTTCGTCAGGTACGTGAAGTCCAAGACTTGA
- a CDS encoding TetR/AcrR family transcriptional regulator, which yields MITNATALPRTARGAATRARIVDAATDLVRAHGVANTTIDAVIEASRVSKSQIYHYFDDKDDLVLAVIQRQAECVLGTHEELLRKLNSLAGLRSWRDAVVELTRQTNCAGGCPLGSLAAELSETPRTRAALAESFARWASYFETAFARMQTRTGKRPSGNLKELSEAMLASLQGGLLLAQTMRSTTPLELALDMAIDYVAARLRLHPPENRSARRE from the coding sequence ATGATTACGAATGCCACGGCATTGCCCAGAACAGCGCGGGGCGCAGCAACGCGGGCGCGCATCGTCGACGCCGCGACCGACCTCGTGCGTGCGCATGGCGTCGCCAACACAACAATCGATGCGGTGATCGAGGCCAGCAGGGTCAGCAAATCGCAGATCTATCACTACTTCGACGACAAGGACGATCTCGTTCTGGCCGTGATTCAGCGACAGGCCGAGTGCGTTCTCGGAACGCATGAAGAGCTGCTGCGAAAGCTCAATTCCCTTGCCGGGCTTCGCAGCTGGCGCGACGCGGTCGTCGAGTTGACACGGCAAACCAATTGCGCAGGCGGCTGCCCGCTGGGTTCGTTGGCCGCCGAGCTTTCGGAGACGCCGCGCACCCGCGCAGCGTTGGCGGAAAGCTTTGCACGCTGGGCATCCTATTTCGAAACGGCGTTCGCAAGGATGCAGACGCGAACAGGAAAAAGGCCCAGTGGCAATTTGAAGGAGCTTTCAGAGGCGATGCTCGCCAGCCTGCAGGGTGGACTCTTGCTCGCCCAAACCATGCGTTCGACAACGCCTCTGGAACTCGCGCTGGACATGGCGATCGATTACGTCGCAGCCCGACTCAGGCTTCACCCACCGGAGAACCGATCAGCCCGACGAGAGTAG
- a CDS encoding TetR/AcrR family transcriptional regulator: MAKKPIDRRVARTRGMLHQALLSLILEKGYEAISVEDICERANIGRSTFYAHFTSKDDLKRSGLEHLRRELLKRHQSTSTSGQASAQPLGFSLAMFEHAREHMHLYRALVGSKGGAIALDTIRQTLCDFVRHELAKTEGKGANGVPREFVVQHIVGAYMAVLTWWLDGGAKLPPERMDTMFQSLVAKGL, from the coding sequence ATGGCGAAGAAGCCGATCGACCGTCGCGTAGCGCGCACCCGAGGAATGCTGCACCAGGCATTGCTCTCCCTGATCCTGGAGAAGGGCTACGAGGCGATTTCGGTCGAGGACATTTGCGAACGCGCCAATATCGGCCGCTCGACCTTCTACGCCCACTTCACGAGCAAGGACGATCTCAAGCGGAGCGGCCTTGAGCATCTACGGCGGGAACTTCTCAAGCGGCACCAGAGCACGTCGACTTCGGGGCAGGCAAGCGCCCAGCCCCTGGGATTCAGTCTGGCGATGTTCGAGCATGCGCGCGAGCACATGCACCTCTATCGGGCGCTGGTGGGAAGCAAAGGCGGCGCCATCGCGTTGGACACCATCCGGCAAACGCTCTGCGACTTCGTCCGGCATGAACTTGCGAAGACTGAAGGCAAGGGCGCGAATGGAGTCCCCCGCGAGTTCGTCGTGCAGCACATTGTCGGTGCCTACATGGCCGTGCTGACCTGGTGGCTCGACGGCGGCGCAAAGCTTCCGCCCGAACGGATGGATACGATGTTCCAGAGCTTGGTGGCCAAGGGACTATGA
- a CDS encoding DUF2218 domain-containing protein has protein sequence MHRVEARIATEHAARYLALLCRHTSKMGQHLSSGHLSRSRHPKGAPPPMRQVEWSETSGTIRFGEGHCILQAEDNVLLLRVEAGTENALHQLQDGIAHRLETFGHREHVTVHWQPSTSQPTGHPEEIPSRVPAPVGPMTVRWRSRLTRNLALAAVAAVVIAAHLGLLGATLAAAILGLR, from the coding sequence ATGCACAGGGTCGAAGCCCGCATCGCCACGGAGCACGCCGCCCGCTATCTCGCGCTACTGTGCCGTCACACCAGCAAGATGGGCCAGCACCTGAGCAGCGGCCACCTCTCTCGATCCCGCCATCCCAAGGGCGCACCCCCGCCGATGCGGCAGGTCGAGTGGTCAGAGACCAGTGGAACTATTCGCTTCGGCGAAGGCCACTGCATCCTGCAGGCAGAAGACAACGTGTTGCTGCTGCGCGTTGAAGCCGGCACCGAGAACGCCTTACACCAACTCCAGGACGGCATTGCCCACCGGCTGGAAACTTTCGGCCATCGCGAGCACGTCACGGTCCACTGGCAACCGTCAACGTCCCAGCCGACCGGTCACCCCGAGGAAATCCCCAGCCGCGTTCCCGCACCCGTCGGGCCCATGACGGTCCGGTGGAGGTCACGACTCACCCGCAACCTCGCCCTAGCCGCAGTTGCGGCCGTCGTCATCGCGGCTCACCTCGGCCTGCTCGGCGCCACACTCGCCGCCGCCATCCTCGGATTACGGTGA